The Halopseudomonas sabulinigri genome window below encodes:
- a CDS encoding sensor histidine kinase gives MTISDVADQLLLPSHKAFLSLPVVDEQQRPLGLISRYRLQDIFMQRFGRDLWGKRSVTEAANPDSLVIALDTPLDEAARIVTAQLQYPITEDFILIDGKGCYQGLGTVLDLLKAMESRIDQRNRALNRALQELKSSQAHLIQSEKMASLGQMVAGVAHELNTPLGYVKNNVQLLRDLVQPLLELAEAQAQLSQCLTDPDSASELVESAFARVQDATELASPATFEEDFTPMVDDTLYGLEQIGELAVSLKDFARLDRAMSEDINLNDCVRSALVIARNALKDKIKVVTRLGELPAITCTPSQINQVLLNMLTNAAQAMPDGGQILIKSWADGQRAYLSIQDNGQGIAKDIQQRIFDPFFTTKAVGEGTGLGLAISYKIVQQHGGNIRLASEPGRGTRFVISLPLNQPGSLQPQLTLQRSA, from the coding sequence ATGACCATCAGCGACGTGGCCGACCAACTATTGCTGCCCAGCCACAAGGCGTTTCTCTCTCTACCCGTGGTCGACGAGCAGCAACGTCCGCTGGGGCTAATCAGCCGCTATCGCCTGCAGGATATTTTCATGCAGCGCTTTGGTCGCGACCTCTGGGGCAAGCGTTCGGTCACTGAAGCGGCCAACCCCGACTCGCTGGTGATCGCGCTCGACACGCCACTCGATGAAGCGGCACGTATCGTGACAGCGCAGCTGCAATACCCGATTACCGAAGACTTCATTCTGATCGACGGCAAGGGCTGTTATCAGGGGCTGGGTACGGTGCTCGACCTGCTCAAGGCCATGGAAAGCCGCATCGATCAGCGTAACCGCGCACTCAACCGCGCCCTGCAGGAGCTGAAGAGCTCCCAGGCCCACCTGATCCAGTCAGAAAAGATGGCCTCGCTCGGGCAGATGGTGGCGGGGGTTGCCCACGAGCTGAATACCCCATTGGGCTATGTAAAGAACAACGTTCAGCTGCTGCGTGATCTGGTACAGCCGCTGTTGGAACTGGCCGAAGCCCAGGCGCAATTGAGCCAATGCCTGACCGACCCCGACAGCGCAAGCGAGTTGGTCGAAAGCGCCTTCGCCCGCGTGCAGGACGCCACCGAGCTGGCCTCCCCCGCCACCTTCGAGGAGGACTTCACGCCAATGGTGGACGATACCCTGTACGGCCTTGAGCAAATCGGCGAACTGGCCGTCAGCCTCAAGGACTTCGCCCGTCTCGACCGCGCCATGAGCGAAGACATCAACCTCAATGACTGCGTGCGCAGTGCCCTGGTCATTGCTCGCAATGCCTTGAAAGACAAGATCAAGGTGGTCACGCGGCTGGGCGAGCTGCCGGCCATCACCTGCACGCCGTCGCAGATCAACCAGGTGCTGCTGAACATGCTCACCAACGCCGCTCAGGCGATGCCGGACGGTGGCCAGATTCTGATCAAGAGTTGGGCCGATGGGCAGCGCGCCTATCTATCGATTCAGGACAACGGCCAAGGCATAGCGAAGGACATTCAGCAGCGCATTTTCGACCCCTTCTTCACCACCAAGGCGGTGGGCGAAGGCACCGGGCTGGGGCTGGCGATCAGTTACAAAATCGTGCAGCAGCACGGCGGCAATATCCGCCTAGCCTCCGAGCCCGGGCGCGGCACCCGCTTTGTCATCAGCTTGCCGCTAAACCAGCCCGGCTCGCTGCAACCTCAGCTAACGCTACAACGGAGCGCTTGA
- a CDS encoding SdiA-regulated domain-containing protein, with product MKKLLAGLLVLLVLAAGALHFLHLDSLLWHAWRLGAQPSQASGLQLDDYQVDLEGVQIAGLDDDVSALTYNSESQTLFAVLNGEPLLVELSLSGELLRKVRVQGVQDMEGLTHVVGNRYVVAEERSQRLLVLDVPPDVSVIDVAGAPSLTIGLDLNGNKGFEGLSWDGRTQRLLVVKERDPLRVLSVTGFVDARVGEPLAVQIQELKSPGSPRLFMHDLSSLSMHDETGHLLLLSDESHMVVEYDKAGEPLSLLGLWRGMSGLQRTIPQAEGLAMDEQRRLYLVSEPNLFYRFVPGN from the coding sequence ATGAAAAAGCTGTTGGCAGGGCTTTTGGTATTGCTGGTGCTGGCGGCGGGAGCGCTGCATTTTCTGCATCTCGACAGTTTGCTGTGGCACGCCTGGCGTCTGGGCGCGCAGCCGTCACAGGCAAGTGGTCTGCAGCTGGATGACTACCAGGTAGACCTTGAAGGTGTGCAGATCGCAGGGCTGGACGACGACGTGTCGGCGTTGACCTATAACAGCGAGAGTCAGACGCTGTTTGCAGTCCTCAATGGCGAGCCGCTGCTGGTAGAACTCAGCCTGTCGGGCGAGTTGCTGCGCAAGGTGCGCGTACAGGGTGTACAGGATATGGAAGGCCTGACCCACGTCGTCGGTAATCGCTACGTGGTGGCTGAGGAGCGCAGTCAGCGCCTGCTGGTACTGGATGTGCCGCCGGACGTATCGGTCATAGACGTGGCGGGCGCGCCCAGCCTGACTATCGGACTGGATCTGAACGGTAACAAAGGCTTTGAAGGGCTTTCCTGGGATGGCCGCACCCAGCGCTTGTTGGTGGTCAAGGAGCGCGATCCGCTGCGCGTGCTTTCGGTGACCGGCTTTGTCGATGCCCGCGTCGGCGAGCCCTTGGCGGTGCAGATTCAGGAACTGAAATCCCCAGGTTCGCCGCGCCTGTTCATGCATGATCTGTCGTCACTGAGCATGCATGATGAGACCGGTCACCTGCTGCTGCTCAGCGATGAGTCGCATATGGTCGTGGAGTACGACAAGGCGGGAGAGCCACTCAGCCTGCTTGGCCTGTGGCGCGGTATGAGCGGCCTGCAGCGCACCATACCGCAGGCTGAAGGGCTGGCGATGGATGAGCAGCGCCGACTCTACCTGGTCAGTGAGCCCAATCTGTTCTATCGCTTTGTGCCGGGCAACTAG
- the serA gene encoding phosphoglycerate dehydrogenase, giving the protein MAKTSLDKSKIKFLLLEGVHQTAVDTLKAAGYTNIEYHTGSLPEEQLKEAVADAHFIGLRSRTQLTAEVFSHAQKLVAVGCFCIGTNQVDLDAAMEMGVAVFNAPYSNTRSVAELVLAEAILLLRGIPEKNAACHEGGWMKSATDSYEIRGKKLGIIGYGSIGTQLSVLAEGLGMKVYFYDVVTKLPLGNATQVGSLTELLGMADIVTLHVPETSATKWMMGEKEIRAIKKGGILINAARGTVVDIDALAGALRDKHLNGAAIDVFPVEPRANGDEFVSPLREFQNCILTPHIGGSTMEAQANIGLEVAEKLVRYSDNGTSITSVNFPEVALPSHPGKHRLLHIHENVPGVMSEINSVFAANGINICGQFLQTNEKVGYVVVDVDAEYSDLALEKIQQVKGTIRVRVLF; this is encoded by the coding sequence ATGGCCAAAACCTCGCTGGACAAAAGCAAAATCAAGTTTCTGCTCCTCGAGGGCGTACACCAGACTGCCGTCGACACACTGAAGGCAGCGGGTTACACCAACATCGAGTATCACACTGGCTCCCTGCCGGAAGAGCAACTGAAAGAAGCCGTCGCCGACGCGCACTTCATTGGTCTGCGCTCGCGTACCCAGCTCACTGCCGAGGTGTTCAGCCACGCGCAGAAACTGGTTGCCGTCGGCTGCTTCTGCATCGGCACCAACCAGGTTGACCTGGATGCTGCCATGGAAATGGGCGTGGCCGTGTTCAACGCGCCCTACTCCAACACCCGCTCGGTCGCCGAACTGGTGTTGGCCGAAGCCATCCTGCTGCTGCGCGGCATTCCCGAGAAGAACGCCGCCTGCCACGAAGGCGGCTGGATGAAGAGCGCCACCGACTCCTACGAGATTCGCGGCAAGAAGCTCGGCATCATCGGTTACGGCTCCATCGGTACGCAGCTGTCGGTACTGGCCGAAGGCCTGGGCATGAAGGTGTACTTCTACGACGTGGTCACCAAACTGCCGCTGGGCAACGCCACCCAGGTGGGCTCGCTGACCGAGCTGCTGGGCATGGCTGACATCGTCACCCTGCACGTACCGGAGACCTCCGCCACCAAATGGATGATGGGCGAGAAAGAGATTCGCGCCATCAAGAAAGGCGGCATTCTGATCAACGCCGCGCGCGGCACCGTGGTCGACATCGACGCCCTGGCCGGCGCCCTGCGCGACAAGCACCTGAACGGCGCAGCAATCGACGTGTTCCCGGTAGAGCCACGCGCCAACGGCGACGAGTTTGTCAGCCCATTGCGCGAGTTCCAGAACTGCATTCTGACCCCGCACATCGGCGGCTCGACCATGGAAGCACAGGCCAACATCGGTCTGGAAGTAGCCGAGAAGCTGGTGCGCTACAGCGACAACGGCACCTCTATCACCTCGGTCAACTTCCCCGAAGTGGCGCTGCCCTCGCACCCGGGCAAGCACCGCCTGCTGCACATTCACGAGAACGTGCCGGGCGTCATGAGCGAGATCAACAGCGTGTTTGCCGCCAACGGCATCAACATCTGCGGTCAGTTCCTGCAGACCAACGAGAAGGTTGGTTACGTGGTGGTGGATGTAGACGCCGAGTATTCTGACCTGGCGCTGGAGAAGATCCAGCAGGTCAAAGGCACCATTCGCGTACGGGTATTGTTCTAA
- a CDS encoding EVE domain-containing protein codes for MAYWLMKSEPDAFSIDDLSAANKAPWDGVRNYQARNFMREMRPGDHFLFYHSSCQPPGLAGIGEIVSAPYPDSTAIDPQNPYYDPKASAERLPWVAVDVSFGRKFPALLALADIRQLNGLEELPLLHKGNRLSVMPITTEQWAILTTAAQA; via the coding sequence ATGGCCTATTGGCTGATGAAATCGGAACCGGACGCTTTTTCCATCGACGACCTTAGCGCTGCGAACAAGGCCCCCTGGGATGGTGTGCGCAATTACCAGGCTCGCAACTTCATGCGCGAGATGCGCCCTGGTGACCACTTTCTGTTCTACCATTCCAGCTGCCAGCCGCCAGGACTAGCTGGCATCGGCGAAATCGTCAGCGCGCCTTATCCCGACAGCACCGCAATCGACCCGCAAAATCCGTATTACGACCCCAAGGCCAGCGCCGAACGCCTACCCTGGGTGGCGGTGGACGTCAGCTTTGGGAGAAAGTTCCCAGCACTACTTGCATTGGCCGACATCCGCCAGCTCAACGGCCTGGAAGAGCTCCCTTTGCTGCACAAGGGCAACCGCCTGTCTGTCATGCCGATAACCACCGAACAATGGGCGATACTGACTACAGCTGCCCAAGCCTGA
- a CDS encoding diguanylate cyclase domain-containing protein, with product MSFRSASRNSKQTFALIALLFALLLAAIFYLWQALLAAEQTQAQARLQLEANSLAAQIEGRFQQQTGTLIRLAERWDFQRESPHLWQADADRLLRDFHNFQAIEWLDSSYRMRWIQPLAGNEAVINFVYHPDHPNYPVLVRAQTTGKPHLSSPFKLVQGGQGLAYYVPLYKVEDGERTFDGFLLGIFRVEVLLSDLLRDLQANRLSIELEERGQTLMNRPTSDQLADSWRVSSPVVLGENHNFVLVVHPTRHLLDTATTHLPLMIMLSGSLAALLLCYSLWLAIQGARRNAILKNTNRQLQAEVVRRQSTEESLKNNQARLKLIIDMTDHSHDALFIIGLEPQELVYINRTCWQSLGYSEAQLRQLATIAPKDIMPEVGSWMKAVKSLIHNQGDAIFQQHVVHANGQVTPLEISARHLRRLGRDYLICVGRNNSEQLEIAERLQRLSNQDGLTGLYNRRYFDKTLLSEWRRLRRENIPLGLLMLDVDHFKRFNDLLGHQAGDDALQRLANAMSSCLMREGDCVCRYGGEEFAVILPGADLPQCMQVARRIHEAVELMALPHPDTSIDSGLLSVSIGAASLQPMPEWSPHDLIKQADAALYRAKAEGRNRTCDAETGEDETD from the coding sequence ATGTCCTTTCGCTCAGCCAGCCGTAACTCTAAGCAAACATTTGCGCTGATCGCTTTGCTCTTCGCCCTGCTACTGGCCGCCATCTTCTATCTCTGGCAGGCACTGCTGGCGGCGGAACAGACGCAGGCTCAGGCACGTCTGCAACTTGAAGCCAACAGCCTGGCGGCACAAATCGAAGGGCGCTTTCAGCAGCAGACTGGCACCCTTATACGTCTTGCCGAACGCTGGGACTTTCAACGCGAATCCCCGCACCTATGGCAGGCCGACGCCGATCGACTGCTGCGCGACTTCCACAACTTTCAGGCCATCGAATGGCTCGACAGCAGCTACCGCATGCGCTGGATTCAGCCATTGGCCGGCAACGAGGCGGTGATCAACTTCGTTTACCATCCGGACCACCCCAATTACCCTGTCCTGGTAAGAGCGCAGACCACCGGCAAACCACATTTGAGCAGCCCCTTCAAACTGGTGCAGGGCGGCCAGGGCCTGGCCTACTATGTACCGCTGTACAAGGTTGAAGACGGCGAGCGCACCTTTGATGGCTTTCTGCTGGGTATCTTCCGCGTCGAAGTTCTTCTGTCAGACCTGCTACGCGACCTGCAGGCCAACCGTCTGAGTATCGAACTGGAAGAACGCGGCCAAACACTGATGAACCGCCCGACCAGCGACCAGCTAGCCGACAGCTGGCGCGTCAGCAGCCCCGTGGTGCTGGGCGAAAATCACAACTTTGTATTGGTAGTACATCCCACGCGGCACCTGCTGGACACCGCCACCACCCACCTGCCATTGATGATCATGCTCAGTGGATCACTGGCTGCTCTACTGCTGTGCTACTCACTCTGGCTCGCCATTCAGGGCGCGCGCCGCAATGCCATCCTGAAAAACACCAACCGCCAACTGCAAGCGGAGGTAGTGCGCCGCCAGAGCACTGAAGAAAGCCTGAAGAACAACCAGGCACGCCTGAAGCTGATCATCGACATGACCGACCACAGCCACGACGCCCTGTTCATTATCGGCCTGGAACCGCAGGAGCTGGTCTACATCAATCGGACCTGCTGGCAGAGCCTGGGCTACAGCGAAGCACAGCTGCGCCAACTGGCCACAATCGCCCCCAAGGACATCATGCCTGAGGTCGGCTCCTGGATGAAGGCAGTAAAGAGCCTGATCCACAACCAGGGCGATGCAATCTTTCAACAACACGTGGTACACGCGAATGGCCAGGTGACACCGCTGGAAATCAGCGCCAGACACCTGCGGCGCCTGGGCCGCGACTATCTGATCTGTGTCGGCCGTAATAATAGCGAGCAACTGGAGATCGCTGAGCGACTGCAGCGCCTGTCGAATCAGGACGGCCTGACCGGCCTGTACAACCGCCGCTACTTTGACAAGACACTACTCAGCGAGTGGCGCCGCCTGCGCCGTGAAAACATACCGCTGGGTTTATTGATGCTGGATGTCGATCACTTCAAGCGCTTCAATGATCTGCTCGGCCATCAAGCCGGCGATGACGCCCTGCAGCGTCTGGCGAATGCCATGAGCAGTTGCCTGATGCGCGAAGGGGATTGCGTTTGCCGCTACGGTGGTGAGGAGTTTGCCGTGATATTGCCGGGTGCGGACCTGCCCCAGTGCATGCAGGTGGCACGGCGAATCCATGAGGCGGTCGAGCTGATGGCGTTACCCCACCCTGACACCAGCATCGATAGCGGCCTGCTCAGCGTCAGCATCGGTGCGGCAAGCCTGCAGCCCATGCCGGAGTGGAGCCCGCACGACCTGATCAAGCAGGCCGACGCTGCACTGTATCGCGCCAAGGCCGAAGGCCGTAACCGCACCTGCGATGCAGAGACCGGCGAAGACGAGACCGATTAG
- a CDS encoding FAD-binding oxidoreductase: MTPEAVIDTLKTLVEPDKVRVDAESLNAWGKDWTKHFEPAPLAIVFPKTVEQVQAIVRFANEQKLELVPSGGRTGLSAAAVAANGEIVVSFDYMNQISDFNAFDRTVVCQPGVVTAQLQSFAEEQGLYYPVDFASAGSSQIGGNIGTNAGGIKVIRYGMTRNWVAGLKVVTGTGELLELNKDLIKNATGYDLRQLFIGAEGTLGFVVEATMRLERAPKNLTAMVLGTPDFDSIMPVLHAFQDKLDLTAFEFFSDKAMAKIMGRGDVPAPFETDCPFYALLEFEAISEDIANQALATFEHCVEQGWVLDGVMSQSEQQLQNLWKLREFISETISHWTPYKNDISVTVGKVPAFLHDIDAIVGEHYPDFEIVWFGHIGDGNLHLNILKPENLSKDEFFDKCATVNKWVFEIVEKYNGSISAEHGVGMTKRDYLTYSRSPAEIAVMKSIKAVFDPNGIMNPGKIFN, from the coding sequence ATGACCCCAGAAGCCGTGATCGATACCCTCAAGACCCTGGTTGAGCCGGACAAGGTGCGCGTCGATGCCGAGTCGCTCAATGCTTGGGGCAAGGACTGGACCAAGCATTTCGAGCCTGCGCCGTTGGCGATCGTGTTCCCGAAAACCGTAGAGCAGGTGCAGGCGATTGTGCGTTTTGCCAATGAGCAAAAGCTGGAGCTGGTGCCCTCGGGCGGGCGTACCGGGCTGTCTGCCGCGGCAGTCGCGGCCAATGGTGAAATTGTCGTCTCCTTTGATTACATGAATCAGATCAGCGACTTCAACGCCTTTGACCGCACCGTGGTCTGTCAGCCGGGCGTGGTCACGGCGCAGCTGCAGAGCTTTGCCGAGGAGCAGGGGCTGTATTACCCGGTCGACTTTGCCTCGGCGGGTTCCAGCCAGATTGGCGGCAATATCGGCACCAATGCCGGCGGTATCAAGGTGATTCGCTACGGTATGACGCGCAACTGGGTGGCCGGTCTGAAAGTGGTCACCGGAACCGGCGAGCTGCTGGAGCTGAACAAGGATCTGATCAAGAACGCCACCGGCTATGATCTGCGCCAACTGTTCATCGGCGCCGAGGGCACCCTGGGCTTTGTGGTTGAAGCCACCATGCGCCTGGAGCGCGCGCCGAAGAACCTGACGGCGATGGTGTTGGGTACGCCGGACTTTGACTCCATCATGCCGGTTTTGCACGCCTTTCAGGACAAGCTCGACCTGACCGCCTTTGAGTTCTTCTCCGACAAGGCGATGGCCAAGATCATGGGCCGTGGCGACGTGCCGGCGCCGTTTGAAACCGATTGCCCTTTCTACGCGCTGCTGGAATTTGAAGCCATCAGCGAAGACATCGCCAATCAGGCGCTGGCAACCTTCGAGCACTGCGTCGAGCAGGGCTGGGTGCTGGACGGCGTGATGAGCCAAAGCGAGCAGCAGTTGCAGAATCTGTGGAAGCTGCGCGAGTTCATCTCCGAGACCATCTCGCACTGGACGCCCTACAAGAACGATATTTCGGTCACCGTCGGTAAAGTGCCGGCATTCCTGCACGATATCGACGCGATCGTCGGCGAGCACTACCCCGATTTCGAGATCGTCTGGTTTGGCCATATTGGTGACGGCAACCTGCACCTGAATATTCTCAAGCCGGAGAACCTGTCCAAGGATGAGTTCTTCGACAAGTGCGCCACGGTCAACAAGTGGGTATTCGAGATTGTCGAGAAGTACAACGGCTCGATTTCTGCCGAACACGGTGTGGGCATGACCAAACGCGACTACCTGACCTACAGCCGCAGCCCGGCTGAAATCGCGGTGATGAAGTCGATCAAGGCGGTATTTGACCCCAACGGCATCATGAACCCGGGCAAGATATTCAATTGA
- the ilvA gene encoding threonine ammonia-lyase, biosynthetic, giving the protein MLQAPTLETYVKKILCSRVYDVAVETPVHAAPFLSERLGNTVLLKREDLQPVFSFKIRGAYNKLAQLTDAQRACGVVAASAGNHAQGLAFAARHMGVKATIVMPRTTPEIKVKAVRARGGKVVLHGDAFDEALAYSQKLVKEKGYVYIHPYDDPDTIAGQGTVAMEILRQVHAGVDAIFVPVGGGGLIAGIAAYVKYLRPEIKVIGVEPEDSACLKAALAAGERVVLSQVGLFADGVAVAQIGEHTFEVCRHYVDEVITVTTDEMCAAIKDIYDDTRSICEPAGCLGVAGIKKYVAREGCTGKVLVAIDSGANVNFDRLRHVAERAEIGEKREALLAVTIPEKPGSFKTFCEAIGKRAITEFNYRYHSGSEAHIFVGVQTHPELDPRDQLVAQLGSEGFPVLDLTDNELAKLHVRHMVGGHADHVTDEVVFRFEFPERPGALFNFLNKLGGRWNISMFHYRNHGAAYGRVVAGLQVPEHERHLVAEALDGIGYQYWDETDNPAYRLYLG; this is encoded by the coding sequence ATGCTGCAAGCTCCGACCCTTGAAACCTACGTCAAGAAAATCCTCTGCTCGCGCGTCTACGATGTAGCCGTCGAAACTCCGGTGCACGCCGCGCCGTTTTTGTCCGAACGGCTGGGTAATACCGTGCTGCTCAAGCGCGAGGATCTGCAGCCGGTGTTTTCCTTCAAGATTCGGGGTGCTTACAACAAGTTGGCGCAGCTGACCGACGCGCAGCGCGCCTGCGGTGTCGTGGCGGCCTCCGCTGGCAATCATGCGCAGGGTCTGGCCTTTGCCGCCCGGCATATGGGGGTCAAGGCGACTATCGTGATGCCGCGCACCACGCCCGAGATCAAGGTCAAGGCAGTGCGCGCCAGAGGCGGCAAGGTGGTACTGCACGGTGATGCCTTTGACGAGGCCTTGGCGTACTCGCAAAAACTGGTGAAGGAAAAGGGCTACGTTTACATCCACCCCTACGATGATCCGGACACCATTGCCGGCCAGGGCACGGTGGCGATGGAGATCCTGCGTCAGGTGCACGCCGGGGTTGATGCCATTTTCGTCCCGGTCGGTGGCGGCGGACTGATCGCCGGTATTGCGGCCTATGTGAAGTACCTGCGGCCTGAGATCAAGGTGATTGGTGTTGAGCCGGAAGATTCGGCTTGCCTCAAGGCCGCGTTGGCGGCCGGTGAGCGTGTGGTGCTGAGCCAGGTGGGGTTGTTTGCCGACGGCGTGGCGGTCGCGCAGATTGGCGAACATACCTTTGAGGTTTGCCGGCATTACGTGGACGAAGTAATCACCGTCACCACCGATGAAATGTGCGCGGCGATCAAGGATATCTACGACGACACCCGCTCCATCTGCGAGCCGGCCGGTTGTCTTGGTGTGGCCGGGATCAAGAAGTACGTGGCGCGCGAGGGGTGCACTGGCAAGGTGCTGGTAGCGATCGACTCCGGCGCCAATGTGAACTTTGACCGTTTGCGCCACGTGGCCGAACGAGCCGAGATCGGCGAGAAGCGCGAAGCGTTACTGGCGGTGACCATTCCGGAGAAGCCCGGCAGCTTCAAAACCTTCTGCGAAGCCATCGGCAAACGCGCGATTACCGAATTCAATTACCGCTACCACAGCGGCAGCGAGGCGCACATCTTTGTCGGGGTACAAACCCACCCGGAGCTGGATCCGCGCGACCAGCTGGTTGCCCAGCTTGGCAGCGAAGGCTTCCCAGTGCTGGATCTGACCGACAACGAGCTGGCCAAGCTGCACGTGCGGCACATGGTGGGAGGGCATGCTGATCATGTCACCGATGAAGTGGTGTTCCGTTTCGAGTTCCCTGAGCGGCCGGGAGCGCTGTTCAACTTCTTGAATAAGCTGGGCGGGCGCTGGAACATCTCGATGTTCCATTATCGTAACCACGGTGCCGCCTACGGTCGGGTGGTGGCAGGCCTGCAGGTGCCCGAGCATGAGCGGCACCTGGTGGCTGAAGCGCTGGATGGCATTGGCTATCAGTACTGGGATGAGACCGACAACCCGGCGTATCGCCTCTATCTCGGCTAA
- a CDS encoding fumarylacetoacetate hydrolase family protein, which yields MTYQHQYVDGGVIDLPMGKVVCVGRNYAEHARELNNPVPTEPLLFIKPATSVVPIAEELSLIQGRGPVHYETEIALLIGQRLSGEVSDGEAQTAVIGVGLALDLTLRELQDQLKAKAHPWERAKCFDGACPLTPFYPAAEAGELSELALRLDINGEPRQQGTAAEMITPILALITHIATQFTLLPGDVVITGTPAGVGVLNAGDRLQLTIPGKLQVNTRIAG from the coding sequence ATGACGTATCAGCATCAGTATGTTGATGGCGGTGTGATCGATCTGCCAATGGGCAAGGTGGTGTGTGTTGGGCGCAACTACGCCGAACATGCCCGTGAGCTGAACAATCCGGTGCCGACCGAGCCGCTGCTGTTTATCAAGCCAGCCACTTCGGTAGTGCCGATCGCTGAGGAGTTGTCGCTGATTCAGGGGCGCGGCCCGGTGCATTACGAGACCGAGATTGCGCTGTTGATTGGCCAGCGCCTGTCTGGCGAGGTCAGCGATGGCGAAGCGCAGACGGCTGTTATCGGCGTGGGTTTGGCGCTGGACCTGACCCTGCGCGAGCTGCAGGATCAGCTCAAGGCCAAGGCGCACCCCTGGGAGCGGGCCAAGTGCTTCGACGGCGCCTGCCCGTTGACGCCCTTTTATCCAGCAGCCGAGGCGGGTGAGCTGAGCGAGTTGGCGCTGCGGCTGGATATCAATGGCGAGCCCCGGCAGCAGGGCACTGCGGCGGAAATGATTACGCCGATCCTGGCGTTGATAACGCACATCGCTACCCAGTTCACCCTTTTGCCGGGCGATGTGGTTATTACCGGTACGCCTGCGGGTGTAGGCGTCCTGAACGCGGGTGATCGTTTGCAATTGACCATCCCCGGCAAGCTGCAGGTCAATACCCGTATTGCGGGCTAA
- the rpiA gene encoding ribose-5-phosphate isomerase RpiA translates to MTQDELKQAVGQAAVDRLLPHLDDQSIIGVGTGSTANCFIDALAKHKLAFDGAVASSEATAERLKSHGIAVYELNSVGHLDFYVDGADESNERLELIKGGGAALTREKIVAAVAKTFICIADESKLVPVLGAFPLPVEVIPMARSHVAREIVKLGGDPVYREGCVTDNGNVILDIYNLSIVNPQQLESDLNAIVGVVCNGLFAARPADVLLLGTKDGVKALERS, encoded by the coding sequence ATGACCCAGGACGAACTCAAACAAGCCGTAGGCCAGGCCGCCGTAGACCGCCTGCTACCGCACCTGGACGACCAGAGCATCATCGGCGTGGGCACCGGTTCCACCGCCAATTGCTTCATCGATGCACTGGCCAAACACAAGCTCGCCTTCGACGGCGCGGTCGCCAGCTCCGAGGCAACCGCCGAACGCCTGAAAAGCCACGGTATCGCGGTGTATGAACTGAACAGCGTTGGCCACCTGGATTTCTACGTGGATGGCGCCGATGAGAGCAACGAGCGCCTCGAGCTGATCAAGGGTGGCGGCGCCGCCCTGACCCGGGAAAAGATCGTCGCCGCCGTCGCCAAAACCTTTATCTGCATCGCCGATGAAAGCAAATTGGTGCCGGTGCTGGGCGCCTTCCCATTGCCGGTGGAAGTGATCCCCATGGCGCGCAGCCACGTGGCCCGCGAGATCGTCAAGCTGGGCGGTGACCCGGTCTACCGTGAGGGCTGCGTGACCGACAACGGCAATGTGATTCTGGACATTTACAACCTGTCGATCGTTAACCCCCAGCAGCTGGAAAGCGATCTGAACGCGATTGTTGGCGTGGTGTGCAATGGCCTCTTCGCTGCCCGCCCGGCAGACGTGCTGCTACTGGGTACCAAGGACGGCGTGAAAGCCCTGGAGCGCAGCTGA